The genomic region GACACTATGTTACTTACATATTCagaactgtgtttaaaaatagaaatgtcagTCTGCAACTGATCCCgtgtgatcctgcagagtccaCCTGATCCCATGATGGACGGATATGATGTGATTCTTCATAGAAcccagtcaaacacacacatatgactTTGCATTAGAACTCAGAACTACATGTACCACCATTATATTATCATAGGGGGAAGCTGagcaaacaaaatacagaatctAGACAACAGTTTCTGGGTCTCATACAGTTGAGTTTCtcaacaaaagcactttggtaAAGTAGGTAAAGTACagataaaattaataatatatccTGTCTCATATAAAGTTGAATGTCCTAAAACTATGTTATTTGTAACTTTTTCTACATGTTTATATTCCAACATCTTTAAAGTAGCTATCAgatttaaatgtcactttttaacAGGTTTTTGAACATACATGTGGTGTTGGGCACTGATCAGAAGTCTCTAAAACAGCCACTGAGTGGTTTCTTTAGGTGTCCACTTTGTCTAAGCCCTGTGGTCTATTGCACAGTTTGTGATTCGGCTGCAGTAATACATCACATTGGGGCTTGTGGACATTGTAACACCCCCCATAAGCTAGTTTCCTCTTTTCATCTCAGAAGTCGTGCTCAGTGGtgacatcagcattaacattttcACTACGCCATCCCTGGTCGCTTTCAGCATCCTGTCCCATCTCCACGGTGACAGGTGGCGTCTTTCCTGTGGGTGAAGGTGAAAATCTGCTACTTCTGTCTTTGTGAAGCTGAACttgtaaatattgtacatttatatatactatatatatatatatatatatatatatatatatatatatatatatatatatatatactatatatatatgcagtgtctactctttttctctcattgttAGCTTAAATTCCAAGTGtgggtgtatatgtgtgttgtgttcacaacctttctttctgcagcagtAAATGGACACCATCAGGCCAGTGGAGGCGCAGTATGGACTTatgaccactagatggcagaTGAGTCTGAACATTGGAGAAGCAGAGGCGAGGGACGAGGAGTCTGcgggaggagaagaaaaaaaaggaggatatcatagagacagaaacatacacTTACTACGGTGTCatatgattttaattaattaattctaaaTGTACCTAGGCTCCAACATTTTTGGAAACTTTTACACCTCTGTCAACTCAGGCCTGACCTTTGACATTCAGCCTGCTGGATGGTGAGTCAGTGGAATTATTCGAACACCAGTAGAAACCTTCATCAGACTGTTGGATGTTACTGATGGTGAACTCCCCTGTAGGTGCTGTTGTGATAGGGCTACGGTGTCGGCCAAACTTGAAGAAATGACTTGGGGTAAGAAAACCATTTCTGTTCCTGCAGCGCAAAGTCACACTACTTCCTGTCAGCACAGGAAGTGCGGGGATCTCCATGATAAAAGGACGAGCTGAAcaaaacagtgaagaaaaataaaaaacagacacaggttGAAGAGTTGGTCATCGACATGTGACTAAAAGCTAACCTTTATATGTTCTGTTGACAGGTAGTGCTATTTACAAAGCTAGCAAGAAGAGCAAGtcacatttaaagctgcattgaTTGAACAAAATGTCAGCCAATATAAAATATGCACATTATTGTTAAAACCAGCTAACAGAATTTCCTATTTAAGAGCTGATATATTTATGAAAACTGATACACAAATGGATGCACAGCTGCATTTATCTCTCTCACTCTTGTGTGAGGGACTCTTTGTGACTTAATTTCCTAAATTCTGGTAAATATGATGGATCTACTTGGAAACCATTGGTATCATTGGTTTAAAACCAGGGTAAGACTCAAAGAACATAAATACCGAGTCACTGGTAGCTCTACAACCTGAAACTGTGATGGTGACCTTGATGCTCCTTTTTCCATTTGCGTgctcacaccagtaaactcctTCATCTGCCAGGGGAGAGAGATATGAGATGGTGCAGGAGGAACCATGAAGATTTCCAAAGCTTCCACACATCTCTGTATTCACAAGTGATATCCTCTTCAGTTTCCATCCTGCAGGATTCTGCGCTTCCCCGCAGCCAATAGAGACAGACTCTCCAGTAAAAAACTGCTGACGGTTTGGGCTGACATTCAGCGAGACtcgaagaaaagaaaaacaaaacgtACATTTAGAGAGAGACAAGAGGCAAAGACAGAACGTTCACATTGCTTTTAATACTGTTTTGTATTGTACACAGAGGTCATTTTCAGCAGCTTACTAGCAGGAACTGTCAGTCCAGATAACAGCAGCATAAACCAGTCTGCAAAAAAAGGAGCAAACGTTTATCAGTATGCGGTCAAACAGCAAAATGTCTTTCAGACTTGTTAAGTTCCTCACGTCAACTTCctcacatttttaaacacagtgttAATCTAATCATAATGCAACGTTCTCTGGCACTAAActacataaaaatatttattattcttgCTAATCCtacaatttgaaataaaaactttgcAACTCTAGCTCTATGAAAACATTTAGATCTAAGTGTGTTAGTAAGTATGTAATCACAGAAGATGGGTTCCGGGTAAGACtaacactgaaaagaaactCAGACGGCTGTGTGAACTTCCCTCTTTTTACTAAAgagttaaaaaatattaaaaatatatattttttttatgtagcgCCATGAATCCATGGATTATACACAGCCAGGTTCATCCTGTCTAATTACAGCACAGTTACCCTCATTTCTGCATCTCAGAGTCAACATCTGCCAGTAAAGCGTTTTCTTATGAGTGCAGATGCTAAAGTCAATGTTAGAGCTGTGATAACTAAATGTACAGACATACTCTATATGTATAGAAGCTCATTGTTTTACTcaccacagagcagaaaaacaaaaggtggCTTCATTCTATCTGGATGTAGAGTGATCCTGTGGTCCTTCACAGCAACTTGATCATATCTTAAGTTAGGATGATGAGTCAGTGTCAAACCGCAGGTTCTGCCTTCTTAAGATAGATTTCCTTATATATTTCAAATAGAAATTCTACTATCCTTACCTTCAGGCATGTGTCTacaacagtatttattttattcattttaataaccAGTGCTTTTAGCACTCCTAAGAACCTTGCTTACATTGTATTGAGATGTATGAAAGAGTTATGAGTCCTTTCTGGAACAAGATGTGTTACACTTCACACTGGACTCCTGCATGTTGGTGATCCAACGTCCTTAAATGTACTTTTAGCTTGATTTTCCACATCATTGCTGTAGACATCAAATACTGATGTGCCTTAGTTGTAACTGTAGTTGGCTgatttttatctgtgttgtATTATCACCCGAAAAGGAGGTGGTAATAGTGTCCTCATGACATGACACAGGACAGGACAAAGTGGTATTGTATTATCTGACACCCTGAGAATTAGCAGGAGctacagacataaaaaataaaaccgtGAAACCATCATGGCTTTATACTCACAACTTGTGTACAGTACTAGAAATTCATTTTCAAACCAGCTGAGCCAAAAGTGACTGTTTCTAATAACCAGTAATAATAATGCTGTTGTACAGTAGCTGTCACTCTATTGCGTGTTAGATGTAGATTAATATAAATTTGAGTCAATGCGATTGCTTCCCTCTAGTGGTGTCAGAGAAACTGTAAGTTCACCTCATGTACTTAACATATTTTGTGAACTGACAACAAAGTCAAAGAACAAGAGAAATTTGAAActgatattttaatgttaaactaTAATCATCAACATCTAAATTAAACTTtgtaacaaaacagaaagagcacatgtttgtttgttttaaaggtttattcTAATTCTGTAAATAACATCAAAGACAGTACATCATACAATGTATTGGGAACCATTACTTTATCTTTTCCATCTGGACTTCATCCTTACAGTGTCTTGTGCTTTGACATTGCCGAGCTGCAGAACCTAAAAAACAATAGCACTGGGTGTAAAAATCGGCATCAGGTTATAGTTTAACAGTAACGACATAAGAGGTGCTCACTGTAATAAATCTTTGATACCAGTTTATTTCcccatttctgtttttcatgagCAGTTTATATGTCCAGGAACAGTTTTATGAAGGAGGAAGTAACTCACCTTTTGCCTCATCTCTGTAAACAAGTCCCAGAAAGATGGTGGACAGCAGGTAAGGAGTCACCACCACTAGAAAGAAAATCACTCTGAGGTGAATCAGACCAGAATGTGGATCTGCTGAAAcggcctcctcctcctcctcctcctctacctcctcctcatcatgtcctgaaaacactgaaaaggacgtactgtaatgtaataatgtcaCACTTTCAGCGTCATCAATGTCTTTGTTATtttagagaagaagaaaggtttaaatgaaaagttaaCAACTCACCTCGTGTTACGACCTCGGTAAAACCACCAAAATCTCGACctggaaaaatgaaaacttgattttgtgtctttgtaatTGTGCATATTCATCTTTGAAGTTGTTTGAGCCCAATCATTGCTCtagatgtttgttgtttattaccaaaataaagttaaaaggCATCTGACtattgaaaatgtttctgcCAGACATCATAATGAACATTAACAGCTGTATTTTGTCACTTTTCCTGCTTCGTCTAACCTCTGACTGTGAGCCAACTTTCCACTGAAGCCCCCAATCCAGTGATCATGCACATGTAAAGACCCTCATTAGATTTGGACACTGCAGGGATGGTCATCTGTCCCATGATGGCTGCACCGACAGGAGATCTGTCCTTCATGAAGACGCTAGCTCGCGGGCTTGAAGAGTTGCTTTTAGCTGTGCAGCGCAGTGTCACAGATTCTCCCTCTGTCACAGGAGACACAGGACTTTCCAGGATGACGTTATTTTCTTTGAAACATGACATAATATCagaattatacatttttaaattgaaatgctAGACAATGCTCTTGTTTGACTTTAATAGACAGGAAGCTACAGTTTAAAGCCTGGTTTTACTTTTTCATACTTGGGCTTTAAACtccagattttaaaataaatctaacaaAATTAATATAGTTGGTGCTTTTGCTGAGTAAAATACAAAGAAGTCAACAGTGTTACATCAGAACAATGAACAGGGCAGATGTAGTTGTAATACATTTACAGGTACAAACTAAGTACATCCCAAGACACACCGGAAAGTTACTGTTCAATGTATAACATCTATATTTTACAGATTCTTGTATGAAGACATTTTTGATGCTGCTAACGTTTTGGTTTGATATATTTTATGAATTTCTACTAGTTGCAGTTGTAAATTTTGACAAGCACTCAAGTCCACAAGTTGGATTCCAGTTTGAAGGACAAATGTCCCTCTTGTCTGTTTTGATGAACTGACCGGTGACTGTGATGTTGGCCTCTGGACTCGTCTCTCCTGACgtggactcacaccagtacactCCGCTGTTCCAGCTGTAAACTTCATTGATGATGCAGGAGGACGATTGCAGAGAACCCCAGTCACGGCCACACCCTGAAACTCCTCTCACTGTTTTTGCCTTCACTGTCCATTCAGATGACTTCCTGTTGTCGTCACAGCTCAGATACAAAGACTCGTACTTAAAGAACTGAGATCGGTTAGGATAGACTGTaagagaggctgcagaaaaaaaaaaaaaaaaaacagaggggAGGTCGCTCTACAGGAAACCACACATTTTCTTCCCTTAAATTATTCTGTAATCAACCCAGAAAACACTTTAATCTAGACCAAAGGGGTTCTGCATGGTAGCCAGACAGGTTggtatttagtttaaattttaGAAGCCATTATTTTAGTATGAGGACATTAATTATAATCCAGGTTTgctataaataatatattaacaCAGCAAAATATATACTATAAATATGAATTAGCACAAGTCAAGATTAGAAAAGATTGGGTAGATCTTACTTAGgttacaaaataacatcagcaCAGTACCTTAAAGGAAATCTTAACTGATTTGAATTCATTAAATGACATATATAGAATTAAAAAGGAGTTGAACAGAAAGATCTGTTTAACTGATTCTTGAACTTTGCATTGAATCTCTAAATGCATGTCAAGCAAGATTCTTACCAGACATCGTACGTGTGTAGGTGCAACACTTAAGCACTAAAAGAAAGGAATAACAACAATTGACACATTTAATATGGTTTAAACTCTATAATAAAACTATAactttaaaaagtaatgttACTTACAGAGTACCAGGATCAGAGTAGTTAACTGCATCCCGTCTTGACGCTGACTGAAAGTGTGATGTTTAATTATAACCCTTCAGTCTCACTGACCTGAATGCACTTTGACATAATGCAAATACACTTAACCACAGAGAAACTTATTTTCATCTCCGCTGAAGAACTAGTGAGCCTCATCACACTCGTCTAAACAGTGCGTCTTGTCTGACAGCCTTTAGTCCGTTTTGATAGTTTTCttagattaaaataaaacatctataAATAGATTACTATTAGATTCTTGTTCTAAAAAGAAGTTTACCACAGAAAGCCTAATTTTAGACATCATTCCTTAACTAGTGGGAATTAAGTTAAAGAGTTTAATGACAATATTTCTAAAAAGAGTTGTCTGTTGTCTCAGATTCTTCAAGAACTTATCTGTAGTATACAAGTGATAAGTATATGGTTAAAACCACTTTCACCATCTCTACActtgttgctgcttttaaatgCTACGTCTGCATCATAGGTACTGTCAAAGAAACACTGGGCTTTCTCTAACAGTTGTCTCACAGCTTCCATGTCATCTCATGACGAGCTTTGGTTTTCATGAGTGAAACATTTCCTGATGGCCCTTTGCCTTCAGTGTACTGTCATAACAACTTTGCTTGAACTGTACATCATCAAGTTGCTGAAGACGACATTTAGAGTTAAGGTACAAACAGAAGCAACTGATATTCTGATAAGATTCTAAAAACCTTTAAGCCCAGAGGGACAGTTTttccttgttacagttgctctcagcttgatggccacaggcagaaaggatctcctgtaaTGTTTTGTGGGGAACTTGATgctgatcagtctctggctgaatgggctcctctgtccagcagctcACTATAGTGGGTTGGAcagattgtccaggattgagaggagtttggagaGTATCCAAAAGCCTTCAGGGCAGTGAGGCTATAGGCATCGTTACCATTAGCATACa from Anabas testudineus chromosome 18, fAnaTes1.2, whole genome shotgun sequence harbors:
- the LOC113168514 gene encoding low affinity immunoglobulin gamma Fc region receptor II-a-like; the encoded protein is MKPPFVFLLCDWFMLLLSGLTVPAISLNVSPNRQQFFTGESVSIGCGEAQNPAGWKLKRISLVNTEMCGSFGNLHGSSCTISYLSPLADEGVYWCEHANGKRSIKVTITVSARPFIMEIPALPVLTGSSVTLRCRNRNGFLTPSHFFKFGRHRSPITTAPTGEFTISNIQQSDEGFYWCSNNSTDSPSSRLNVKDSSSLASASPMFRLICHLVVISPYCASTGLMVSIYCCRKKGKTPPVTVEMGQDAESDQGWRSENVNADVTTEHDF
- the LOC113168515 gene encoding low affinity immunoglobulin gamma Fc region receptor II-like; the protein is MSASLTVYPNRSQFFKYESLYLSCDDNRKSSEWTVKAKTVRGVSGCGRDWGSLQSSSCIINEVYSWNSGVYWCESTSGETSPEANITVTENNVILESPVSPVTEGESVTLRCTAKSNSSSPRASVFMKDRSPVGAAIMGQMTIPAVSKSNEGLYMCMITGLGASVESWLTVRGRDFGGFTEVVTRVFSGHDEEEVEEEEEEEAVSADPHSGLIHLRVIFFLVVVTPYLLSTIFLGLVYRDEAKGSAARQCQSTRHCKDEVQMEKIK